One window of Trifolium pratense cultivar HEN17-A07 linkage group LG5, ARS_RC_1.1, whole genome shotgun sequence genomic DNA carries:
- the LOC123884555 gene encoding nucleotide-sugar uncharacterized transporter 1 — MFNFLIRKDARKILKRKDSDAGEKGRALEDLRASLFNQFNFSDGAKRQQQRICGPATALTFNFVVAVGIIFVNKMVLQTVKFKFPILLTLIHYVVSWFLMAVLKAFSLLPPSPSTKSTRMSTLFTLGFVMSLSTGFANVSLKYNSIGFYQMAKIAVTPSIVFAEFVLYRKKVSLPKVLALTVVSIGVAVATVTDLQFHLFGACVALAWIVPSAVNKILWSRLQQQENWTALSLMWKTTPITLIFLAAMLPCLDPPGVLSFDWNLSNTLVIFGSAILGFLLQWSGALALGATSAVSHVVLGQFKTCILLLGNYYLFGSNPGTISICGAFTAIGGTSIYTYLNLKQQPNKGSPRQPSVLPKSKLGKENGNANGNDGHYGVESV, encoded by the exons ATGTTCAACTTTTTAATTAGGAAAGATGCTAGAAAGATTCTCAAACGCAAAGATAGTGATGCTGGTGAAAAAG GAAGGGCTTTGGAAGACTTGAGAGCCTCTCTCTTTAACCAATTTAATTTCTCCGACGGTGCAAAACGTCAACAGCAGCGTATATGTGGTCCAGCTACTGCACTTACCTTCAATTTTGTGGTTGCAGTtggtattatttttgtaaacaaAATG GTGCTTCAAACTGTTAAATTCAAATTCCCTATACTTCTCACACTAATTCACTATGTAGTAAGTTGGTTTTTAATGGCAGTACTAAAAGCATTTTCATTGCTTCCTCCATCTCCTTCCACGAAATCAACTCGAATGTCAACTTTATTTACTCTTGGATTTGTTATGTCTCTATCTACTGGCTTTGCTAATGTTAGCTTGAAGTATAATAG CATTGGTTTCTATCAGATGGCAAAGATTGCAGTGACGCCATCAATAGTTTTTGCAGAATTTGTATTGTATAGGAAGAAAGTATCTTTGCCTAAG GTGTTAGCATTGACAGTGGTATCTATTGGCGTTGCGGTGGCTACAGTGACTGATCTGCAGTTCCATTTATTCGGTGCTTGTGTAGCATTGGCATGGATTGTACCTAGTGCTGTAAACAAGATCCTTTGGTCTAGACTGCAGCAGCAAGAGAACTGGACAGCTTTGTC GTTGATGTGGAAAACAACGCCTATTACCTTAATTTTCCTGGCTGCCATGTTACCCTGCTTAGACCCTCCTGGTGTACTCTCCTTCGATTGGAACTTGAGCAACACTCTGGTGATTTTTGGATCAGCCATTCTTGGATTCTTGCTGCAGTGGTCGGGTGCTTTGGCATTAGG TGCTACATCAGCCGTCTCGCATGTTGTCCTTGGGCAGTTTAAGACATGCATCCTGCTTCTAGGAAACTATTATCTCTTTGGATCCAATCCCGGCACAATCAGTATCTGCGGTGCATTCACAGCCATAGGCGGTACGTCTATTTACACATACCTTAATTTAAAGCAGCAACCAAACAAGGGTTCTCCTCGACAACCTTCTGTATTACCTAAATCAAAACTTGGCAAAGAAAATGGCAACGCCAATGGCAATGATGGACATTATGGGGTAGAGTCCGTCTAA